GCACCTGCACCAACTATTGCAACCTTTTTAACTTCATTCATATTTTCCTCAGACTATAGTATGTTTCGCCAGTATATTGTGATTCTTGTAAATTTTCAATATTAGAAAGTATGCTAAATAACTCATTCTTTTCAAGGCCGAAAAGAAGCCTTAAATCTTCTATGGTACATGGCCTCATCAGAAGAAGAGATCTGATTGTTGTTTTAATATCTGTATCGTTTTTATATGGTAGCTCTTTAACGAAATTACCTGTTGCTTCGACCTTGATCCCTTTTCTTCTGAAGAATATTGCTATATTTATTAGTTCATTGTAATCTAAACCTAACGTTTGAGGGTAAGCGGGAGGGCGAAATACTGTATTTAGTTGGACCTTATCGTATTTTAATTGAAGAATATAATGTGCCAGTTTTGTTAGTTCCTCCTCAGAGTCGTTTATACCCTTTACAAATAGTATTTCTATAAATAATTCCCCTCTGTAGATATAGGAAAAGTTTCTAAGCTCTTCTAATATCTTAGGCCAGTTTAATTTCTTATGGGGGCGGTTTATGATATTAAAGGTATCGACTGTTATTGCATCTATGCTTGGGACAAGAATATCTACATCCATTAGGGCATCCCTTACTTTTTCATCATCAATATTTGTGGAGTTCGTTAAAAGTGCTAAAGGATGGTGAACGATCTTTTTTACCTCGAAGATGATCTTTTTCAGATCTTTGTTCAATGTGGGTTCACCGGCACCAGTTATTGTTACTACATCAAGATGTTCGTGAAATTTTTCATATTGGTATTTTAATTCTTCTAACATGATATCGATATTGATGTAGCTATCTTTTTTTATTGTTAGTTTTGTTGTCTTACCTACTTCACAATATATACAGTCTAAATTACAGATTTTATGTGGGACTACATCAATCCCTAAAGAACTTCCCAATCTTCTGGAAGGAACAGGACCAAAAATGTATCTCATATTTTCTCCTTTTTGTACAAATATTCAGGATAGTTACTTGATTTTTTTTGTCAATGATTTTCTGAAAATATAAGGTTTTTTAAAATAATCTGGTTAGTAGCTTTTTATTTGACACATTTAGTTTGTATGGTATAATTTAATTATGACTAAGAGAAAAGGGCTTTCAATACCGATATTTAATAGTGTATCAGGTTCAGTAGAGGAATTTTATTCGGAACGATTTGGGGTTGTAGCCGATGATTTTGTATCCATAAGGCCTAAATTTGAGAAACAAGAAAATGTTGAGATCTGTGTTGGTGAATTACTATTCTATGATGCTAAAAATAGAGGGATAAGGTTTTATTCCTTTGTGGATGGCATGGTAAGAAGGATCGTGAGAGGGGATAAAAGGAAGTTTGTAGCATTTAAATTTGAGGGGGAACCTAAGGTATATGAATTTCATAGAGATGTTTCCACCATAAAACTGATTGAGAGCAATAGGGCTGAGATAGTTGATGCTATTATAGAAAGTGGTTTGTGGGTTTCATTTAGGCAAAGGCCCTATGATAGGGTGGCTGATCCTGATGTTGTTCCTGATAGAATTTTTGTTATGCTTGTGGATACAAGACCTCAGGCTCCTGAGGTGAAGGATGTTTTTACTGGATCTGAAAATTATTTTAAAAAGGGTGTTGAACTGCTTACAGCACTTACCAAAGGGTATGTTCATGTGATAAAACAGAGTGGTATTCATTTTGAAATGGAGCATGAAAAAGTTAGAATGGTGGAGGTAACTGGAGCTCACCCCATTGGTCTTGTAGGAACGCATATAAACAGATCATTTCCTTTGAACAGAAATAGAAAAGTATGGTATTTGGATTATCAGGATCTTATTGCTATTGGGAAGTTGTTTGTTGAAAATATCGTCGACAATAGAAGAATTGTATCCATCTACGATGGAAGGCTTATGAGGCTTTTTAATTATTCTAGTTGTGAAGGGTTAGTGGAGTTTTCTGGTAGAAACAGATATATTGCTGGTTCTGTCCTATATGGTAGGCGTTTGGAACAAGAAGTCCCCTATATTCATAGATATATCAATATATTATCGAGAATTGAAGAGGTTAGTGAGAGAAGATTTATGGGATGGCTTAGGGGAGGCTTTGATAAATTTTCTGTAAAAAATGTTTTTCTTTCAAAATTTTTTCCTGGTAAAATAAAGTTTAACACATCTTTAAATGGTAGTTACAGACCTATGGTGCCGGTAGGATCCTATGAAAGAGTTAGTCTCTTCGATGTGCCAATTACATATTTTTTAAGGGCACTTTTAACGAAAGATGTGGAGATCTTAGAGCGATTGGGTGTGCTTGATTTTGGCGAAGAGGATATGTCCCCTTTTACTTTTGTATGTGTAGGAAAATATGATTATGCCCTGTATCTGAGGGAGATGCTTGATGAACTGGAGGCTCAACATTGAAAAGATTATTTGAAAGGTTATCGCCTTACTTTCAGAAAGGTGGAAAGTATGAAAAGTTCTTTCCTATTTTCGAGATGGTGGAGACATTCCTTTATGATCCTTTGATCAAAACTGAAGGGAAGACCCATATACGGGATGGGCTTGATCTTAAGAGAACAATGATTATAGTGTTTTTGTCCATAATCCCTGCGGCATTATTTGGTATTTACAATGTTGGTTATCAGGCAAACCTATTCATAAATAGCAATGGCATCGATCCTGTTGGTTTTAGAGATATATGTATGGATTTTTTCAGGTTAAAATATGATCCAAATAGTGTTATTTCAAATTTTTTCCATGGTCTACTGTATTTTCTACCATTGTACTTTGTTACTCTTGTTGTGGGTGGTTTTTGGGAGGTGCTATTTGCCGTTGTTAGAAGACACGAGGTGGCAGAAGCGTTTTTAGTAACAAGTCTTCTTTATCCCCTTATCCTTCCCCCCACTGTTCCTCTTTGGCAAGCTGCTGCTGCTTTGAGTATTGGTTTGGTGTTTGGGAAAGAGGTATTTGGGGGTACAGGTAGAAACTTTATAAACCCAGCGCTTTTTTCAAGGGCAATTCTCTTTTTCTCCTATCCCCAATCAGTTACGGGTAGCTCAGTATGGGTTCCAGTGGATGGGTATTCAAAGGCTACACCGTTATCTGCTTTTAAGGAGAGAGGGTTTGACTTTGGTTATAGTTTTCTTGATGGTTTATTAGGATTTATTCCTGGTTCTATAGGAGAAACATCTGCTTTGTTGTGCTTGTTTGGAGCTTTTATTCTTGTTGTTACTGGTATAGGATCTTTTAGGCTTATGTTGGGGATGGTGTTGGGGATGGGGTTGACAACTTTCCTCTTTAATTTGATAGGAAGTGATACCAACAATATGTTTAACATGCCCTTTTACTATCATTTTGTTTTTGGTGGCTTTGCCTTCGGTATGGCTTTTATGATTACTGATCCTGTATCCGCAGCATTGACGGATGCAGGAAAATGGGTTTATGGTTTTTTAGTGGGGTTCATGAATGCTCTAGTGAGGGTTATAAACCCTGCTTTCCCTGAGGGAACAATGCTTGCCATATTATTTGGTAATATATTTGCACCCTTTATAGATAGTTTTTTTATAAGGGGATATATAAAAAAGAGAGAAAAACTCTATGAAAGAAACTAAGGCTAAAATTTTTATGGTTTCACTTGGAGTTGCTCTTTTTTTCTCCTTTATAGTGTCTGCTACTGTACAGCTTCTCAAAGACAAACAGGAGGAAAATGTAAGGCTTGATAGATTAAAACATATCTTTTCTCTGGTGGAAAATGGAAGTATAGAGCCTAAGGTATTACTTGTGGACATAAAAACTGGAGACTCAAAAGAGGTCACCTCGGATGTAGATTTTTTTAATAATTTCAGGTTGTTAGCCACAGGTGAAGGGGCCGTGAAGATAAATAAAAAAGATGATTTTATAGGTGTGGGGTCTCATCCACGATATATGCCTGTATATCTTTTTTATGATGGGGATAAATTGATAAATGCAGTTTTTTTTGTTTATGGGAATGGGCTATGGTCTACAATGTATGGTTTTTTAAGCCTTAAAGGAGATCTTAGAACTATTCAGGGTATAACCTTTTTTGATCAGAAGGAGACACCGGGGTTAGGGGGAGAGGTGGATAACCCTATTTGGAAAGCAAAATGGGAAGGGAAGAAGCTTTTTGATGATGATGGTAGGTTTAGGTTTTCTGTTTCAAAAGGTAGTGATCAGTTTTCTGTTGATGGTCTTTCAGGGGCAACACTCACCACAAGAGGTGTGGATAATATTGTAAAATTTTGGTTTGGTGATAATGGGTATAAGAAATTTTTAGAAAGGTTGAAGGGGTAGACAATGGGTGTTAAGAAGGATACCTTTGTTGGACCGATCTTTATTAATAATCCTATTACTATACAGGTACTTGGGATCTGTTCTTCTCTGGCTGTTACTACTCAACTTAAGACAGCTCTTGTGATGGGACTCTCGGTTACAGCTGTTGTGGCTATGAGTAATCTACTCATTAGTATGATGAGAAATCATATCCCCCCATCAGTAAGGATCATTATAGAGATGACAGTTATTGCTTCCTTTGTTATTATTGTGGATCAGTTTTTAAAGGCTTATCTTTTTGAAATAAGTAAACAGTTGTCAGTTTTTGTGGGACTTATCATTACAAACTGTATATTGATGGGTAGAGCTGAGGCGTTTGCTATTAAAAACCCACCTCTGTTGAGCTTTCTGGATGGCTTAGGTAATGGGCTGGGGTATGGTATGATACTGGTTATCGTGGGCGCTATAAGGGAGCTTGCTGGTAGTGGCAGGTTGTTTGGTTTTGAAATTTTTAAGATGCAAGTAAATGGTGGGTGGTATGTGCCTAATGGGATGTTTTTGCTTGCTCCAAGCGGTTTTTTTATCATTGCTACGATAATCTGGTTTGTTAAGGAAAGGGAAAAGAGAATAAGGAGGGGATGAGATGTTGGAGCATTATCTAAGTTTACTCATCAAATCTATATTTATAGAGAACATGGCTCTTTCTTTTTTCCTGGGGATGTGTACGTTTCTTGCAGTGTCTAATAATATGGAGACGGCAAAGGGGCTTGGTGTTGCGGTTGTTGTGGTGCAATCTATTACAGTACCTATAAACAATATCTTGTATCAATTGATTTTCAGAGATGGAGTTCTCGTAAAATGGGGTTTGGGAGATATAAATCTGAATTTTTTGAGTTTAGTTGTGTATATTGGAGTTGTGGCAGCTATTGTTCAGGTGTTGGAGATGGTTTTGGATAGGTTCTTTCCTAAGCTTTACAATGCCTTAGGTATATTTTTGCCACTTATTACTGTGAATTGTGCGATTTTAGGTGGGACATTGTTCATGGCCCAAAGGGGGTATACTTTTACGGAGTCGCTGGTGTTTGGTTTTGGTAGTGGTTCTGGTTGGGCATTGGCTATCGTTGGGCTTGCCGGTATAAGGGATAAAATGAAGTATAGTGATGTGCCTGATGGTTTAAAAGGGCTTGGGATTGTTTTCATTGCTGCAGGTATTATGGCCGTGGCTTTCATGATCTTTTCTGGAATACAATTATGATAGTATTTTTGGGGACTATTTTTTTTACAGCGATTATCCTTTTGTTGGTGGGGTTAATAGTAGAAGCCCGTAGGTTCCTGATCAAAGAGGGTAATGTTAGGGTGATTATAAATAATGAAAAAGTTTTAGAAGTATCGCCTGGGGATAAGTTGTTAAACGTTTTAGCTGCTGAAAAAATATTTGTATCGTCAGCATGTGGTGGTGGTGGATCATGTGGTCAATGTAAAGTCAAGGTTATTGAGGGTGGTGGTTCTATTTTACCTACTGAGAAGGCCCATATCAATAAGAAGTTGGAGAGAGAGGGATTTAGGCTTTCATGCCAGTTACCTGTTAAGAATGACGTAAAAATTTATCTGCCTCCTGAGGTGTTTAGTGCAAAGGAATACCTATGTGAGGTGGTTTCCAATCGAAATGTGGCAACATTTATAAAAGAGCTGGTATTGAAGTTACCCACAGATGAGTTTGATTTTGAGGCTGGTGGATATATCCAGATTAAAATACCTCCATATTTTGTTGACTTTAAAGATTTTGATATAGATGAACAGTTTAGGCCTGATTGGGATAGGTTTTCTTTATGGCATCTCAAATCAAAAAATGATAGGGAGGTTATAAGGGCTTATTCTATGGCCAATTTCCCCCTTGAAAAGGGGTTTGTTAAACTGAATGTGAGGATTGCTACACCACCCCCAAAAAGTGTAGGGATACCTCCTGGTGTGGGGTCATCTTATATTTTTTCTTTAAAACCTGGGGATAAGGTAACGATACTTGGTCCTTTTGGTGAATTCAAGGCATCTGATACAGACGCTGAGATGGTTTTTATAGGTGGAGGTGCTGGAATGGCACCGCTACGCTCGATTATTTTTGATCAACTTATTCGCTTGAAAAGCAAAAGGAAGATAACCTATTGGTATGGGGCTCGAAGCTTAAAGGAGATTTTTTATAGTGAGGATTTTGAGAGGTTACAAAAAGAGTACAATAATTTTAAATGGTATGTAGCTCTATCTGAACCACTTCCAGAGGACAACTGGACTGGACTTGTTGGTTTTATCCATCAAGTGGTTTATGATAATTATTTGAAGTATCATCCTGAACCGGAATCTGTTGAGTATTATTTATGTGGCCCTCCACTAATGCTTAAAGCAGTTTTAAATATGTTAGATAGTTTAGGAGTGGAAAAAGGTAATATCAGGTTTGATGATTTCGGTAGTTAAAACATTTCTATAAATTTTTACTTGTAATTTTTGCTTTTTCAGTTTATTTAATGCGAAGAAATATTCGATAGGTGCTATGGACTCTGTAAAAAGATCTACAAAGATCAATAAAGATCAGGTTACTGAGAGGAATTTTACAGAGTTTTATATTGCTGTGATAGATGGGGAACCAGAGGAGGCTCTCGATGATTTTTCTGAAGTCGAAGAATCAGAGGAGAATGAAGAACAGGAGCTTGATGAAAAAAGATCGGACTCAAGCTATGATATTCTTAACATATATCTAAAAGATCTATCCAAATGTCCCGTCCTATCCAAAGAGGAAGAGGTTGAACTGGCAAAGCTCATAGAGCAGGGTGATGAAAAAGCAAAGGAGATGATGATAAGCTGTAATCTTCGCCTTGTGGTTTCAATCGCTAAAAAATATGCAAACAAAGGGGTTCCCCTTGAAGATCTCATTTCAGAAGGGAATATAGGTTTGATAAAAGCTG
This genomic window from Calditerrivibrio sp. contains:
- a CDS encoding radical SAM protein, which produces MRYIFGPVPSRRLGSSLGIDVVPHKICNLDCIYCEVGKTTKLTIKKDSYINIDIMLEELKYQYEKFHEHLDVVTITGAGEPTLNKDLKKIIFEVKKIVHHPLALLTNSTNIDDEKVRDALMDVDILVPSIDAITVDTFNIINRPHKKLNWPKILEELRNFSYIYRGELFIEILFVKGINDSEEELTKLAHYILQLKYDKVQLNTVFRPPAYPQTLGLDYNELINIAIFFRRKGIKVEATGNFVKELPYKNDTDIKTTIRSLLLMRPCTIEDLRLLFGLEKNELFSILSNIENLQESQYTGETYYSLRKI
- the nqrA gene encoding NADH:ubiquinone reductase (Na(+)-transporting) subunit A, with product MTKRKGLSIPIFNSVSGSVEEFYSERFGVVADDFVSIRPKFEKQENVEICVGELLFYDAKNRGIRFYSFVDGMVRRIVRGDKRKFVAFKFEGEPKVYEFHRDVSTIKLIESNRAEIVDAIIESGLWVSFRQRPYDRVADPDVVPDRIFVMLVDTRPQAPEVKDVFTGSENYFKKGVELLTALTKGYVHVIKQSGIHFEMEHEKVRMVEVTGAHPIGLVGTHINRSFPLNRNRKVWYLDYQDLIAIGKLFVENIVDNRRIVSIYDGRLMRLFNYSSCEGLVEFSGRNRYIAGSVLYGRRLEQEVPYIHRYINILSRIEEVSERRFMGWLRGGFDKFSVKNVFLSKFFPGKIKFNTSLNGSYRPMVPVGSYERVSLFDVPITYFLRALLTKDVEILERLGVLDFGEEDMSPFTFVCVGKYDYALYLREMLDELEAQH
- a CDS encoding NADH:ubiquinone reductase (Na(+)-transporting) subunit B, coding for MKRLFERLSPYFQKGGKYEKFFPIFEMVETFLYDPLIKTEGKTHIRDGLDLKRTMIIVFLSIIPAALFGIYNVGYQANLFINSNGIDPVGFRDICMDFFRLKYDPNSVISNFFHGLLYFLPLYFVTLVVGGFWEVLFAVVRRHEVAEAFLVTSLLYPLILPPTVPLWQAAAALSIGLVFGKEVFGGTGRNFINPALFSRAILFFSYPQSVTGSSVWVPVDGYSKATPLSAFKERGFDFGYSFLDGLLGFIPGSIGETSALLCLFGAFILVVTGIGSFRLMLGMVLGMGLTTFLFNLIGSDTNNMFNMPFYYHFVFGGFAFGMAFMITDPVSAALTDAGKWVYGFLVGFMNALVRVINPAFPEGTMLAILFGNIFAPFIDSFFIRGYIKKREKLYERN
- the nqrC gene encoding NADH:ubiquinone reductase (Na(+)-transporting) subunit C; translation: MKETKAKIFMVSLGVALFFSFIVSATVQLLKDKQEENVRLDRLKHIFSLVENGSIEPKVLLVDIKTGDSKEVTSDVDFFNNFRLLATGEGAVKINKKDDFIGVGSHPRYMPVYLFYDGDKLINAVFFVYGNGLWSTMYGFLSLKGDLRTIQGITFFDQKETPGLGGEVDNPIWKAKWEGKKLFDDDGRFRFSVSKGSDQFSVDGLSGATLTTRGVDNIVKFWFGDNGYKKFLERLKG
- a CDS encoding NADH:ubiquinone reductase (Na(+)-transporting) subunit D produces the protein MGVKKDTFVGPIFINNPITIQVLGICSSLAVTTQLKTALVMGLSVTAVVAMSNLLISMMRNHIPPSVRIIIEMTVIASFVIIVDQFLKAYLFEISKQLSVFVGLIITNCILMGRAEAFAIKNPPLLSFLDGLGNGLGYGMILVIVGAIRELAGSGRLFGFEIFKMQVNGGWYVPNGMFLLAPSGFFIIATIIWFVKEREKRIRRG
- the nqrE gene encoding NADH:ubiquinone reductase (Na(+)-transporting) subunit E, with the protein product MLEHYLSLLIKSIFIENMALSFFLGMCTFLAVSNNMETAKGLGVAVVVVQSITVPINNILYQLIFRDGVLVKWGLGDINLNFLSLVVYIGVVAAIVQVLEMVLDRFFPKLYNALGIFLPLITVNCAILGGTLFMAQRGYTFTESLVFGFGSGSGWALAIVGLAGIRDKMKYSDVPDGLKGLGIVFIAAGIMAVAFMIFSGIQL
- the nqrF gene encoding NADH:ubiquinone reductase (Na(+)-transporting) subunit F; amino-acid sequence: MIVFLGTIFFTAIILLLVGLIVEARRFLIKEGNVRVIINNEKVLEVSPGDKLLNVLAAEKIFVSSACGGGGSCGQCKVKVIEGGGSILPTEKAHINKKLEREGFRLSCQLPVKNDVKIYLPPEVFSAKEYLCEVVSNRNVATFIKELVLKLPTDEFDFEAGGYIQIKIPPYFVDFKDFDIDEQFRPDWDRFSLWHLKSKNDREVIRAYSMANFPLEKGFVKLNVRIATPPPKSVGIPPGVGSSYIFSLKPGDKVTILGPFGEFKASDTDAEMVFIGGGAGMAPLRSIIFDQLIRLKSKRKITYWYGARSLKEIFYSEDFERLQKEYNNFKWYVALSEPLPEDNWTGLVGFIHQVVYDNYLKYHPEPESVEYYLCGPPLMLKAVLNMLDSLGVEKGNIRFDDFGS